One genomic segment of Pirellulales bacterium includes these proteins:
- the gap gene encoding type I glyceraldehyde-3-phosphate dehydrogenase produces the protein MAIRVAINGFGRIGRLVFRNLMARPKEFEVVAINDLTNNKMLATLLKYDSTHRRYPGKVQYDDTSLTVDGKRIHALAERDPSKLPWGAEKIDVVIESTGIFTGRAANGKPGYDTHLEAGAKKVILSAPAKDGADLTCVLGVNDEKLTSAMKCVSNASCTTNCLAPIAKVLNDKWGIEKGLMTTVHAYTNDQSVQDLPHADPYRARAAAQNIIPTSTGAASAVGLVIPELKGKLTGISLRVPVVTGSIVDLTAIMSKPVTEAEVKAAMKDAAEGSLKGILEYTEDPIVSSDIIGNPHSSIFAADFTQVIGGNMLKVLSWYDNEWGYSSRTVDLVAKFGNM, from the coding sequence GTGGCAATCCGCGTGGCAATCAACGGTTTTGGTCGTATCGGTCGGCTTGTGTTTCGCAATTTGATGGCCCGTCCGAAAGAATTCGAAGTCGTCGCGATCAATGACCTGACGAATAACAAGATGTTGGCCACGCTGCTGAAGTACGACAGCACGCACCGCCGTTACCCGGGCAAGGTGCAGTACGACGATACGTCGCTGACGGTCGACGGTAAGCGGATTCACGCCCTGGCCGAACGTGATCCCTCGAAGCTTCCCTGGGGAGCCGAAAAAATCGACGTCGTGATCGAAAGCACCGGCATCTTCACCGGCCGCGCTGCCAATGGTAAGCCTGGCTACGACACGCACCTGGAAGCCGGCGCCAAGAAAGTGATCCTCAGCGCTCCGGCCAAAGACGGCGCCGACTTGACGTGCGTGCTGGGAGTGAACGACGAGAAACTCACTTCGGCGATGAAGTGCGTCTCGAACGCCAGTTGCACGACCAACTGCCTGGCCCCCATTGCGAAGGTATTGAATGACAAGTGGGGCATCGAGAAGGGACTGATGACCACGGTCCACGCCTATACGAACGATCAAAGCGTGCAGGACCTGCCACACGCTGATCCGTATCGTGCCCGGGCCGCGGCCCAGAACATTATTCCCACCTCGACGGGCGCTGCGAGCGCGGTGGGCTTGGTGATTCCGGAATTGAAGGGGAAGCTGACCGGTATTTCGTTGCGTGTTCCGGTCGTCACGGGCAGCATCGTCGACCTGACGGCGATCATGTCGAAGCCGGTGACCGAGGCCGAGGTGAAGGCGGCCATGAAGGACGCGGCCGAAGGCTCGCTGAAGGGCATTCTGGAATACACCGAGGATCCGATCGTGTCGTCGGACATCATCGGCAACCCGCACAGCTCGATCTTCGCAGCCGACTTCACACAAGTGATCGGCGGCAACATGCTGAAGGTCCTCAGCTGGTACGACAACGAGTGGGGCTACAGCAGCCGCACGGTCGACCTGGTTGCCAAGTTCGGCAATATGTAA
- a CDS encoding M56 family metallopeptidase, with the protein MISAWNDFANVWATALWRASSQGAIAVAIAWAITRWFKLSPRVVCWMWRLVCLKLLVTFVWGQPIELELLPARVQQTSIRAPMPQTKVDWSLEPSFEKRDFAPPPLRHEPVRIAITFWAFLLPIWLLGKAFCIYRSIRQWSTAGRLLNAGKVKTTSCLLQLCVEEGGRLGVHRVPAVHQSPDVRSPVLVGIWRPAIIVPENTEQTFDEPEQRMMLAHELAHLKRHDLAWNWLPTVVTWLFYFNPLVWLMVRRWSEAQEAACDEMLIQNGVAQPADYGRLLAKVSALSCLGSRPGLAVAGVVGAYRNLERRILTMARLKPFSARRMAVAALLLSTTGITTVVPWRLVAQETKTTQELVSVAKKKGGINFAPAEDISKVRRVSGEHAITLTGHATDAHNNPVAGARVYLMPLGVDREKSIANTTTDSEGAFEFRDAKLPLDSREHPRGAFQIYGTAPKLGLAWQGDRYFYPVNRAQGNPDERRAVYADDNLVADLKFDNEAVLNGRVLDEAGNAIPSAEIVLQQCHKLGSEVKPARDDRYLIALDDAPITISDAEGHFVLPGLTKETAAFIRVTHPDFGDYGFEVGLTDDPGLEREDNGRKLIVGEANLRLTHARNVQLKVEYGDTGVPVTGVSIWGVHRDRENIFITGRTDEAGVLNRAVLPGEYTLDIRPGSATLRAGYIAMRLPLVVNDKPQEQTIVIQLPAACTLDIEVVDADSGRGIPNVIVADAAEFEGGAKWTGHVIYGETNTAGKLRKLVPAGKHMYGPLPPRGYEVVDSSNVPTDLPSGGIVPLRFKLRKQADDAEAEAEPIPNQPHTDQSKGDTPDKELVSGAGTEKEVPATVTGTFTADPAHEEAQTAKSDPAAQRSLKRLKELGATPATLKQIGIQGGWKGTDADLRLVNDLPDLEWLYLDLEEHVGIESLGKLELKRPLNNLALSHLSDGVLERAPELSECDRLTLLDYEISDEGWRRFAQLVDGVKILELNGAAGPVGISDKGLKEISLIRSLTGLQIFNGDITDDGLRHLTGLDKLANLNLSNCAKVRGSGYAHLAAVKSLRHLSAFPIRIDNDNLQVLAKLTQLESISLQVEFPATELGPKDIGPLKDLSNLRSMTITNVGPRVKEDLGNAVLAAVGQMQSLSSLRIYGLGMSVDGVDALVKAPSLQELYLDSVELHEQTLTALKRLKDLRKLGLGSVGVVGDAALQKLVAFEQLTQVSLTGSGLSDDGLAKFANLHALEILNLPDSKITGTGLAGLANLKQLRTLTLSDSPFNDEGFQLLRRLPTLEWLYLGKTMITDQGLNAIGMLPNLRMLNLDDANITVDGLIKLSDLKRLSYISAVGMKVSDAEMARLRAALPKTQISVAAPPAGINGFVYVADWAITEEDGSEPAGELKADSSKEASPQDHGNRTDNNKAYRARPELLTPHSDRTEDETNKFSSSLKPATATIQIKANDSNVTRQPFASTSDLSDGHTVQYTETRTIRIPSGPKVQGLIRRVKVMGRYRMREEMTHTPGDEPESGDSSSYVQITDAKKGIHLSLSPDAKSYEYVRQIFGINDKGEVVESKPEPQPQVDYYGRMRNVPIETATKLNDRFIDGKVANGFEVIKKVERAKGTDTWTRKYWLDPKTKLPVQVEISLRTTDPHRAESDWVQSAIVFDEPLNPEIFSTEPPDGFKREREH; encoded by the coding sequence ATGATCTCGGCCTGGAACGATTTTGCAAACGTGTGGGCGACGGCTCTATGGCGAGCCTCGTCGCAGGGTGCCATCGCGGTGGCGATTGCTTGGGCAATTACTCGCTGGTTCAAATTGTCGCCTCGGGTCGTTTGCTGGATGTGGCGGTTAGTCTGTCTAAAGTTGCTCGTCACATTTGTCTGGGGTCAGCCAATCGAGCTAGAACTTCTGCCGGCGCGGGTGCAACAGACCTCAATCCGCGCCCCGATGCCGCAAACAAAAGTCGACTGGAGCCTTGAGCCGAGCTTTGAAAAACGTGATTTTGCTCCTCCACCGCTACGACACGAACCAGTCAGAATAGCGATAACATTCTGGGCGTTTCTTCTACCGATCTGGTTGCTCGGCAAGGCTTTTTGCATCTACCGAAGCATTCGACAGTGGAGCACCGCAGGTCGATTGCTAAATGCGGGAAAGGTCAAGACAACATCGTGCCTCCTACAGCTATGCGTCGAGGAAGGAGGGAGGCTGGGCGTTCATCGGGTGCCGGCCGTGCATCAATCGCCCGACGTGCGAAGTCCCGTCCTCGTCGGGATTTGGCGGCCAGCGATTATCGTCCCCGAAAATACTGAGCAGACGTTTGACGAACCTGAACAACGCATGATGTTGGCTCACGAGTTGGCGCACCTCAAACGACACGATTTAGCGTGGAACTGGCTCCCCACGGTGGTGACTTGGTTATTTTATTTTAATCCTCTCGTTTGGCTCATGGTTCGACGGTGGTCCGAAGCGCAAGAGGCGGCGTGCGACGAGATGCTGATACAGAATGGAGTTGCCCAGCCGGCAGACTACGGTCGCTTGCTCGCAAAGGTATCCGCCCTCTCTTGCTTGGGTTCTCGCCCCGGCCTTGCGGTTGCTGGAGTCGTGGGTGCCTATCGCAATCTTGAACGACGAATTTTGACGATGGCTCGCCTGAAACCGTTTTCCGCGCGACGCATGGCGGTGGCTGCGTTGTTGCTTTCAACGACTGGAATAACGACCGTCGTTCCCTGGAGACTTGTTGCTCAAGAGACGAAAACAACACAAGAACTTGTCAGCGTGGCGAAGAAAAAGGGGGGCATAAACTTCGCTCCCGCTGAAGACATTTCGAAAGTGCGGCGAGTTTCTGGTGAACACGCGATTACGCTTACGGGCCATGCAACGGATGCTCACAACAACCCGGTAGCCGGCGCACGGGTATACCTCATGCCACTGGGCGTAGATCGGGAGAAAAGTATCGCGAACACAACCACAGATAGCGAGGGAGCATTCGAATTTCGCGATGCGAAGTTGCCCTTGGATTCTCGCGAGCACCCCCGAGGGGCTTTCCAGATATATGGGACCGCGCCCAAACTAGGGCTTGCTTGGCAGGGAGATCGCTATTTTTATCCTGTAAATCGCGCTCAAGGCAATCCGGATGAGCGGCGCGCCGTCTACGCGGATGACAACCTCGTCGCCGACCTCAAATTCGACAATGAGGCGGTTTTGAACGGGAGAGTCCTGGACGAGGCGGGCAACGCGATTCCGAGCGCGGAAATCGTTCTTCAGCAATGCCATAAACTGGGAAGCGAAGTCAAACCAGCACGAGACGACCGCTACTTGATCGCACTCGATGATGCGCCAATCACGATTTCGGACGCCGAAGGCCATTTTGTCTTGCCCGGTCTGACGAAGGAAACAGCGGCGTTCATCAGGGTCACGCATCCAGACTTTGGTGATTACGGTTTTGAAGTGGGGCTTACCGACGATCCGGGGCTAGAGCGGGAAGACAACGGCCGAAAATTGATCGTTGGCGAAGCGAACCTACGATTGACCCATGCCCGCAATGTTCAATTGAAAGTGGAGTATGGGGACACGGGCGTGCCCGTGACTGGCGTAAGTATTTGGGGTGTACATCGTGATCGAGAAAATATCTTTATTACGGGAAGGACTGACGAAGCCGGTGTTCTGAATCGTGCCGTCTTGCCGGGCGAATACACGCTTGATATTCGCCCGGGCAGCGCGACGTTACGAGCAGGGTACATTGCGATGCGACTCCCGCTGGTGGTTAACGATAAACCACAAGAGCAGACAATCGTTATTCAGCTTCCAGCGGCTTGCACTTTAGATATCGAAGTTGTTGACGCGGACAGTGGCCGAGGAATCCCGAACGTCATAGTTGCAGACGCTGCGGAATTCGAAGGAGGCGCTAAATGGACTGGGCATGTTATTTATGGCGAGACAAATACCGCTGGGAAGCTTCGCAAGCTTGTACCGGCTGGCAAGCATATGTATGGCCCGTTACCGCCACGCGGCTACGAAGTCGTCGATTCGTCGAATGTCCCCACCGATCTACCCAGTGGCGGGATTGTTCCGTTACGTTTCAAACTCCGCAAGCAGGCGGATGACGCTGAGGCTGAGGCGGAGCCTATTCCGAATCAGCCCCATACGGATCAATCTAAGGGCGACACACCGGATAAGGAGTTGGTCAGTGGGGCTGGAACAGAGAAGGAGGTACCGGCAACAGTTACGGGTACGTTTACCGCCGACCCCGCTCATGAAGAGGCACAGACAGCAAAGTCCGATCCAGCCGCCCAGCGTTCTCTCAAGCGGCTAAAAGAACTTGGAGCCACACCCGCCACCTTGAAACAGATCGGCATTCAAGGCGGCTGGAAGGGAACAGACGCTGACCTGCGTCTAGTGAATGACTTGCCTGATCTCGAATGGCTTTACCTTGATCTGGAAGAGCATGTTGGAATCGAGTCTCTCGGGAAATTGGAACTAAAGCGTCCCTTGAACAATCTGGCCTTGTCACACTTGTCGGACGGAGTGCTGGAACGAGCGCCAGAATTATCCGAATGCGACCGTTTGACCCTTCTTGATTATGAGATCAGTGACGAGGGATGGCGACGGTTTGCCCAACTTGTCGATGGCGTCAAGATTCTCGAATTGAACGGCGCAGCCGGCCCCGTTGGCATCAGCGACAAGGGGCTCAAGGAAATCAGCCTGATTCGCAGTCTCACCGGTCTTCAAATCTTCAATGGCGACATTACAGACGACGGACTCCGGCATCTTACCGGCCTTGATAAACTCGCGAATCTGAATCTGAGTAATTGCGCCAAAGTTCGTGGCTCAGGGTATGCACATTTGGCAGCGGTTAAATCATTGCGGCATCTTTCAGCGTTTCCCATCCGAATCGACAACGATAATCTGCAGGTACTCGCCAAGCTCACGCAACTAGAATCGATATCTCTTCAGGTCGAATTTCCCGCGACTGAACTAGGCCCCAAGGACATTGGCCCTCTCAAAGATTTGTCAAATTTGAGATCCATGACGATCACCAACGTGGGCCCGAGGGTGAAGGAAGACCTTGGCAACGCGGTATTGGCTGCGGTCGGGCAGATGCAATCCCTCAGCAGTTTGCGGATATACGGCCTTGGGATGAGCGTTGACGGCGTTGACGCGCTCGTCAAGGCACCGAGCCTACAAGAATTGTATCTGGACTCAGTAGAACTTCATGAGCAGACTCTAACAGCGCTTAAACGACTGAAAGACTTGCGAAAACTTGGACTCGGTAGCGTAGGTGTCGTCGGAGACGCCGCATTACAAAAACTAGTGGCGTTTGAGCAGCTTACGCAGGTGTCGCTTACCGGCAGCGGATTAAGCGACGATGGCTTGGCGAAGTTTGCAAATCTCCACGCCCTTGAAATCCTGAACTTGCCCGACAGCAAAATCACTGGCACAGGCTTGGCGGGACTTGCGAATCTCAAGCAGTTGAGAACGCTAACGCTATCCGATTCACCATTCAATGACGAAGGATTTCAACTGCTACGCCGCCTGCCGACGCTCGAATGGCTCTACTTGGGCAAGACGATGATCACCGATCAGGGCCTCAATGCCATTGGAATGCTGCCTAATTTGCGAATGCTTAATTTGGACGACGCCAACATCACGGTTGACGGACTGATTAAGTTAAGCGACCTCAAGCGGTTGAGCTACATTTCTGCCGTTGGTATGAAGGTGTCCGACGCAGAAATGGCTCGTTTACGTGCTGCACTGCCCAAGACGCAGATTTCAGTTGCCGCCCCCCCCGCAGGCATCAATGGATTCGTTTATGTCGCTGACTGGGCCATAACCGAAGAAGACGGCAGCGAACCGGCCGGCGAGTTAAAGGCAGATTCGTCTAAAGAAGCCTCTCCGCAGGATCATGGAAATCGCACGGATAACAACAAAGCGTATCGCGCCCGGCCAGAACTGCTGACACCTCATAGTGATCGCACCGAAGATGAGACGAACAAGTTCTCCTCTTCCCTCAAGCCTGCAACAGCCACCATTCAAATAAAGGCGAATGATAGTAACGTCACTCGTCAGCCTTTTGCCAGCACGAGCGATCTGTCCGATGGCCACACCGTCCAATACACCGAAACACGGACGATTCGAATTCCGAGCGGCCCAAAAGTGCAGGGTCTGATTCGCCGTGTCAAGGTGATGGGCCGGTATCGCATGCGAGAGGAAATGACGCATACACCGGGCGATGAACCGGAATCTGGCGACTCCAGTTCCTACGTGCAAATCACGGATGCCAAAAAGGGCATTCACTTGAGCCTATCGCCGGATGCCAAAAGCTACGAGTACGTCCGGCAAATCTTTGGCATCAATGACAAGGGTGAGGTTGTCGAATCGAAACCGGAGCCACAGCCGCAAGTTGATTACTACGGTCGCATGCGGAACGTGCCCATCGAGACGGCAACAAAACTCAATGACCGATTCATTGACGGCAAGGTCGCAAATGGCTTTGAGGTCATTAAAAAGGTTGAGCGTGCCAAAGGCACGGATACTTGGACTCGCAAGTATTGGCTGGACCCGAAGACGAAACTGCCCGTGCAGGTCGAAATCTCATTACGCACCACCGATCCACACAGAGCCGAATCCGATTGGGTGCAAAGTGCCATCGTTTTCGACGAGCCACTGAATCCAGAGATATTTAGCACAGAGCCCCCAGATGGCTTCAAGAGGGAGCGAGAGCATTAA
- a CDS encoding EF-hand domain-containing protein — protein MIKQARFSKAAALCAAVLIVTCGSSARAADKASKTTKQAPKQAGADRQDDFSAMADDDAAADKAGKAKAAADKRAAAKAKKAEAAQKKKGEKAAKLAKERADEAAEEQLMQQQMQQMQQAQQNMRGRRGGGLTNNQGMFMLMRQYDANGNGQLDPNELQAMRLGMAQMQAGGPNLIMAQQMQRFDANGNGQLDPSEMATMQKAMTQGVSGGMIGGGAQIPQQIPKNN, from the coding sequence ATGATCAAGCAGGCTCGATTCTCGAAAGCAGCAGCTCTGTGCGCGGCTGTGTTGATTGTGACGTGCGGCAGTAGCGCGCGTGCGGCGGACAAAGCGAGCAAGACCACGAAGCAAGCGCCCAAGCAAGCCGGGGCCGATCGGCAAGACGATTTCTCCGCCATGGCCGATGACGACGCTGCCGCCGATAAGGCGGGCAAGGCCAAGGCCGCGGCCGACAAGCGCGCGGCAGCCAAAGCCAAGAAGGCCGAAGCGGCGCAGAAGAAGAAAGGCGAGAAAGCAGCCAAGCTTGCCAAGGAACGTGCGGACGAGGCAGCCGAAGAGCAGTTGATGCAACAACAGATGCAGCAAATGCAGCAGGCGCAACAAAACATGCGTGGTCGTCGCGGCGGTGGGCTGACGAACAACCAAGGCATGTTCATGTTGATGCGTCAGTACGATGCCAATGGCAACGGCCAGCTCGACCCGAATGAACTGCAAGCCATGAGGCTGGGCATGGCCCAAATGCAGGCCGGTGGTCCGAACCTCATCATGGCCCAGCAAATGCAGCGCTTTGACGCCAATGGAAACGGCCAACTCGATCCGAGTGAGATGGCGACGATGCAGAAGGCCATGACCCAGGGAGTTAGCGGTGGAATGATCGGCGGCGGGGCGCAAATTCCGCAACAGATTCCGAAGAATAATTAG
- a CDS encoding NAD(P)/FAD-dependent oxidoreductase translates to MSARQRVVIIGGGFGGLNAARALAREPVDVTLIDRRNFHLFQPLLYQVATGGLSPANIAAPLRAIFKAHDNVQVLLAEVTHIDVSKREVILREETIPYDVLVVAAGSAHHYFGHPEWEQWAPSLKSIEDATEIRRRVLSAFEAAEREPDLVCRQALLTFVIVGGGPTGVELAGAVAELARYTLRNNFRHFDPASARIILVEGADRVLPTYQSSLSAKAALSLEHLGVTVRTGGKVTDIAAHEVTVRFNSEERIFDARTVLWAAGVAASPLGKIVAEGTGAKLDRAGRLVVEPDLSLAGHPEIFVIGDLANCSDPTGEPLPGLAPIAMQQGKYVAKLLRSRREGKPLKPFHYFDRGTMATIGRGRAVADVRGIRFSGLLAWLMWLFIHLMFIIQFQSRVLILIQWAWNYTTRNAPARLITGRNPFRVDERENAAARK, encoded by the coding sequence ATGTCCGCTCGACAACGCGTGGTCATCATCGGCGGCGGGTTCGGCGGACTGAACGCCGCCCGGGCGCTAGCGCGCGAGCCGGTCGATGTGACGCTCATCGATCGGCGCAACTTTCACCTGTTTCAGCCGCTGCTGTATCAGGTGGCCACGGGTGGATTATCGCCGGCCAATATCGCGGCCCCGTTACGCGCCATTTTCAAAGCGCACGACAACGTCCAAGTGCTGTTGGCCGAGGTCACGCATATTGATGTCTCAAAGCGCGAGGTGATCTTGCGCGAAGAGACGATTCCCTACGACGTGCTGGTCGTCGCCGCCGGCTCGGCGCACCATTACTTCGGTCATCCCGAGTGGGAGCAATGGGCCCCCAGCCTGAAATCGATCGAGGACGCCACCGAGATTCGCCGCCGCGTGCTATCGGCCTTTGAAGCAGCCGAGCGCGAACCGGACTTGGTGTGCCGCCAGGCATTGCTCACGTTCGTCATCGTCGGCGGCGGGCCCACCGGCGTGGAGCTGGCGGGCGCCGTCGCCGAGTTGGCCCGCTATACGCTGCGCAACAACTTCCGCCACTTCGATCCCGCGTCGGCGCGCATCATCCTGGTCGAAGGAGCCGATCGGGTGTTGCCCACGTATCAATCGTCGCTGTCAGCGAAGGCGGCACTTTCGCTGGAACACCTGGGCGTCACGGTTCGCACCGGCGGCAAGGTGACCGACATCGCGGCGCACGAAGTGACCGTGCGGTTCAATAGCGAAGAGCGAATCTTCGACGCGCGCACCGTGCTGTGGGCCGCCGGCGTCGCTGCTTCACCCCTGGGAAAGATCGTGGCCGAGGGGACGGGCGCCAAGCTCGACCGCGCCGGCCGGCTTGTTGTCGAACCCGACCTGTCGCTCGCCGGACATCCCGAGATCTTCGTCATCGGCGACCTGGCAAATTGCAGCGACCCGACGGGCGAACCTCTACCGGGCCTCGCACCCATCGCGATGCAGCAGGGAAAATACGTCGCCAAGCTACTACGCAGTCGCCGCGAGGGGAAACCGCTCAAGCCGTTCCATTATTTCGATCGAGGCACGATGGCCACGATCGGCCGAGGCCGCGCCGTGGCTGACGTGCGAGGGATTCGCTTTTCGGGGCTACTGGCTTGGTTGATGTGGCTGTTCATCCACTTGATGTTCATCATCCAGTTTCAGAGCCGCGTGTTGATCCTGATCCAATGGGCCTGGAACTACACCACGCGCAACGCCCCGGCCCGACTGATCACGGGGCGCAATCCCTTCCGCGTCGACGAGCGAGAGAATGCCGCTGCGCGGAAATAA
- a CDS encoding thiamine phosphate synthase — MSWSFTAAAERALAEAAGWSSRADRDELETPELLLGLLAEEECRAAQMLLAHGIDEARVYLHWPGLHRSENGARRDFSPAVTSAIDAAVDRLWAYPRPLHLATEHLLLGLAAATGDVSTWLAEQGVSADDLEVQIHALYGHVPGPITLEAPAEVFDAVHGAAVESSPRVDSAVPGTGYAAAPNVTGFAASEVAPLALPSSGGRGVVETPSFGAKAVAEAPSLVAANVDVALLRLIDAAANRAREGLRVVEDYVRMVLDDRYLTSELKSLRHELSAALSSFSKADLLAARDTLGDVGTTISTEAEFTRANLGTVAAANWKRLQEALRSLEEYTKVIKPAVAATLERLRYRSYTLERAVVTVRNSVARLAAARLCVLLDGRASEAEFVHLVDELVHAGVGMIQLRDKKLADADLLERARRLCERALRSDVVVIINDRADIASLGGADGVHVGQDDLPIRAARSIVGSQALVGCSSHSLEQARQAVFKGANYIGVGPTFPSTTKTFDAFTGVELLREVAAEIRLPAFAIGGVNLQNLDAVIEAGFSRVAVSGGILAATDPAAAARKFVERLNEAN, encoded by the coding sequence ATGAGCTGGTCTTTTACCGCCGCCGCGGAACGCGCGCTTGCCGAAGCTGCCGGCTGGAGCAGTCGCGCAGATCGTGACGAATTGGAGACGCCCGAGCTGCTGCTGGGGCTGCTGGCCGAGGAAGAATGCCGGGCCGCGCAGATGTTGCTGGCACACGGCATCGACGAGGCACGCGTCTACTTACACTGGCCGGGCCTACACCGCAGCGAGAACGGGGCACGGCGCGATTTCTCGCCGGCTGTTACATCGGCCATCGATGCCGCGGTGGATCGGCTGTGGGCTTATCCGCGTCCGCTGCACCTGGCGACCGAGCATTTACTGCTGGGGCTCGCCGCCGCGACCGGTGATGTCTCGACATGGCTGGCCGAGCAAGGCGTCAGCGCTGACGATCTCGAAGTGCAGATTCACGCCCTGTACGGACATGTGCCGGGGCCGATCACGCTCGAGGCGCCGGCCGAGGTCTTTGACGCCGTTCACGGGGCGGCGGTCGAATCCTCGCCGCGAGTTGACTCGGCGGTACCGGGGACTGGCTATGCCGCGGCGCCTAATGTAACTGGCTTTGCCGCATCTGAGGTGGCGCCCCTCGCCCTGCCCTCTTCCGGAGGGAGAGGGGTTGTAGAGACGCCCTCCTTCGGAGCGAAAGCGGTTGCGGAGGCGCCGTCTCTGGTAGCGGCAAATGTTGATGTGGCGCTATTGCGCTTGATCGATGCGGCGGCGAATCGGGCTCGCGAAGGGTTGCGCGTCGTCGAGGATTACGTGCGGATGGTCCTCGACGATCGTTACTTGACCAGCGAGCTGAAAAGTCTGCGGCATGAGCTCTCGGCCGCGCTATCGTCCTTTTCTAAGGCCGATCTGCTAGCGGCGCGCGACACGCTGGGGGATGTCGGTACCACGATCTCGACCGAGGCGGAGTTTACACGCGCGAATCTGGGCACGGTGGCGGCGGCCAATTGGAAACGCCTGCAAGAGGCGCTGCGCAGCCTGGAAGAGTACACCAAGGTCATCAAGCCCGCCGTGGCAGCGACCCTTGAACGATTGCGCTACAGGTCCTATACGCTGGAACGGGCCGTTGTGACCGTGCGCAATAGCGTGGCACGGCTGGCCGCGGCCCGGTTGTGCGTGCTGCTGGACGGTCGGGCCAGCGAAGCCGAATTTGTTCACCTGGTTGACGAATTGGTACACGCCGGCGTGGGGATGATCCAATTGCGTGACAAAAAACTTGCCGACGCCGACTTGCTGGAGCGGGCTAGACGGCTGTGCGAGCGCGCCCTACGCAGCGATGTGGTGGTGATCATCAATGACCGCGCCGATATCGCCAGCCTGGGCGGCGCCGACGGCGTTCACGTGGGACAGGATGACTTGCCGATCCGCGCGGCCCGGTCGATTGTCGGTTCGCAGGCCTTGGTCGGCTGCTCTTCTCATTCGCTGGAACAGGCAAGGCAGGCAGTCTTCAAGGGAGCGAATTACATCGGCGTTGGCCCGACATTTCCTTCGACGACTAAGACCTTCGATGCTTTTACCGGTGTCGAATTGCTACGCGAAGTGGCGGCCGAGATTCGCTTGCCGGCCTTCGCGATTGGCGGCGTGAATCTGCAGAACCTCGACGCGGTGATCGAGGCGGGTTTTTCGCGAGTCGCCGTGAGCGGAGGCATCCTGGCCGCGACGGATCCTGCGGCGGCCGCTAGGAAATTCGTCGAGCGACTGAACGAAGCTAACTAA
- the cyaB gene encoding class IV adenylate cyclase, producing the protein MTYEVEQKFPLADVPAFEARLAELGIKVGEAVTQIDRYFNHPERDFAQTDEALRIRSVGEANCVTYKGAKVDATTKTRREIELAIPPGPNGAGQFAEMLTALGFREVATVRKERRTADWESEGRTAEIALDRVEGVGQFCEIELSADEADLPAARQALSSLAAQLRLGTSERRSYLELLLRGRG; encoded by the coding sequence ATGACCTACGAAGTCGAACAGAAATTTCCGCTGGCGGATGTGCCTGCGTTCGAGGCGCGGCTTGCCGAGCTGGGCATAAAGGTCGGCGAGGCCGTGACGCAAATCGATCGTTACTTCAATCATCCCGAGCGCGATTTCGCGCAGACGGACGAGGCGCTGCGGATCCGTTCGGTCGGCGAAGCGAATTGCGTGACCTACAAGGGAGCCAAGGTCGACGCGACGACGAAGACACGACGCGAGATCGAACTGGCAATTCCGCCAGGCCCCAACGGGGCGGGCCAGTTCGCCGAGATGTTGACGGCGCTCGGCTTCCGCGAGGTAGCCACGGTGCGCAAAGAGCGGCGCACGGCGGATTGGGAATCGGAGGGGCGAACGGCCGAAATCGCGCTCGATCGGGTCGAGGGGGTGGGGCAATTCTGTGAAATCGAGCTGTCGGCCGACGAGGCCGATTTGCCGGCAGCCCGTCAGGCGCTGTCGAGCTTGGCCGCGCAATTGAGGCTGGGCACAAGTGAGCGGCGCAGCTATTTGGAACTGCTTTTGAGGGGTAGGGGCTGA
- a CDS encoding BlaI/MecI/CopY family transcriptional regulator, with product MSPKEALGPLELDVLQYVGDHHPISVREVADYFAETTGRARTTLLTTMVRLRAKGFLIRKKVNGLQMYSPTLGKAEFLRGLIADFVDESLGGAVSPFMAYLSKSSLLTPAEARKIEQLLKRIEAREKERT from the coding sequence ATGTCCCCCAAAGAAGCTCTTGGTCCGCTAGAACTCGACGTTCTGCAATACGTCGGCGACCATCACCCCATTTCCGTTCGGGAAGTCGCCGACTACTTCGCGGAGACAACCGGCCGCGCCAGGACGACCCTCCTGACGACAATGGTACGTCTGCGAGCAAAAGGTTTTCTTATTCGCAAGAAGGTGAACGGTTTGCAGATGTACAGTCCTACGTTGGGTAAGGCCGAGTTTCTGCGCGGCCTGATTGCCGACTTCGTGGACGAGTCATTGGGCGGAGCGGTCTCGCCGTTCATGGCATACCTTTCTAAATCTTCGCTGCTTACCCCTGCAGAGGCTCGCAAAATCGAGCAACTTCTGAAACGCATTGAAGCGAGGGAAAAGGAGCGAACATGA